One Stenotrophomonas sp. SAU14A_NAIMI4_5 DNA segment encodes these proteins:
- the grpE gene encoding nucleotide exchange factor GrpE: MNQEHPDIESQQSAADAAAAAGTHDELERLRAEVEQVKADALRERADLENQRKRVARDIEQARKFANEKLLGELLPVFDSLDAGLKAAGDDANPLREGLEMTYKQLLKVAADNGLVLLDPTGQAFNPEHHQAISQVPAPGAAPGSVVTVFQKGYLLNERLLRPALVVVAAD; the protein is encoded by the coding sequence ATGAACCAAGAACATCCAGATATCGAATCCCAGCAGAGCGCCGCCGATGCGGCCGCTGCCGCAGGCACCCATGACGAACTGGAGCGCCTGCGCGCCGAGGTCGAGCAGGTCAAGGCCGATGCGCTGCGTGAGCGCGCCGACCTGGAGAACCAGCGCAAGCGCGTGGCCCGTGACATCGAACAGGCCCGCAAGTTCGCCAACGAGAAGCTGCTGGGCGAGCTGCTGCCGGTGTTTGACAGCCTGGATGCCGGCCTGAAGGCCGCCGGCGACGACGCCAACCCGCTGCGCGAGGGGCTGGAAATGACCTACAAGCAGCTGCTGAAGGTCGCCGCCGACAACGGCCTGGTCCTGCTGGACCCGACCGGCCAGGCATTCAACCCGGAACACCACCAGGCCATCAGCCAGGTGCCGGCCCCCGGCGCCGCCCCAGGCAGCGTGGTGACCGTTTTCCAGAAGGGCTACCTGCTCAACGAGCGCCTGCTGCGGCCGGCGCTGGTGGTCGTGGCCGCCGATTGA
- the dnaK gene encoding molecular chaperone DnaK has translation MGKIIGIDLGTTNSCVAIMDGGKARVIENSEGDRTTPSIVAYTKDGEVLVGASAKRQAVTNPKNTFYAVKRLIGRKFTDAEVQKDIAHVPYSILAHDNGDAWVSTSDAKKMAPQEISAKVLEKMKKTAEDFLGEKVTEAVITVPAYFNDSQRQATKDAGRIAGLDVKRIINEPTAAALAYGLDKGDNKDRKIVVYDLGGGTFDVSVIEIANVDGEKQFEVLATNGDTFLGGEDFDNRVIEYLVEEFNKDQGIDLRKDPLALQRLKDAAERAKIELSSAQQTEVNLPYVTADASGPKHLNIKLTRAKLESLVDELIRKSIEPCRVALNDAGLRSSDISEVILVGGQTRMPKVQQAVTEFFGKEPRKDVNPDEAVALGAAIQGGVLGGDVKDVLLLDVTPLSLGIETMGGVFTKIIEKNTTIPTKASQVFSTAEDNQSAVTVHVLQGEREQARFNKSLAKFDLSGIEPAPRGLPQVEVSFDIDANGILHVSAKDKKTNKEQKVEIKAGSGLSEEEIARMVADAEANREEDKKFQELVQARNQADALIHGTRSAITEHGSKVGGDVIGKVEAALADLETAMKGDDKAQIEAKSKVLEEAGQALFAAASADQGGAPGADAGNAGKAQDDVVDAEFTEVKDDKKS, from the coding sequence ATGGGCAAGATCATTGGTATCGACCTCGGCACCACCAACTCGTGCGTGGCGATCATGGACGGCGGCAAGGCCCGCGTCATCGAGAATTCGGAAGGCGATCGCACCACCCCGTCGATCGTCGCCTACACCAAGGACGGCGAAGTCCTGGTCGGCGCCTCGGCCAAGCGCCAGGCCGTCACCAACCCCAAGAACACCTTCTACGCGGTGAAGCGCCTGATCGGCCGCAAGTTCACCGACGCCGAAGTGCAGAAGGACATCGCCCACGTCCCGTACAGCATCCTGGCCCATGACAATGGCGACGCCTGGGTGTCGACCAGCGATGCCAAGAAGATGGCGCCGCAGGAAATCTCGGCCAAGGTGCTGGAAAAGATGAAGAAGACCGCCGAGGACTTCCTCGGTGAGAAGGTCACCGAAGCGGTCATCACCGTGCCGGCCTACTTCAACGACAGCCAGCGCCAGGCGACCAAGGACGCCGGCCGCATCGCCGGCCTGGACGTCAAGCGCATCATCAACGAGCCGACCGCGGCCGCGCTGGCCTATGGCCTGGACAAGGGTGACAACAAGGATCGCAAGATCGTGGTGTACGACCTGGGCGGCGGCACCTTCGACGTCTCGGTGATCGAGATCGCCAACGTCGACGGTGAGAAGCAGTTCGAAGTGCTGGCCACCAACGGCGACACCTTCCTGGGCGGCGAAGATTTCGACAATCGCGTCATCGAGTACCTGGTCGAAGAGTTCAACAAGGACCAGGGCATCGACCTGCGCAAGGATCCGCTGGCCCTGCAGCGCCTGAAGGACGCCGCCGAGCGCGCCAAGATCGAGCTGTCCAGCGCCCAGCAGACCGAAGTGAACCTGCCGTACGTCACCGCTGACGCGTCGGGTCCGAAGCACCTGAACATCAAGCTGACCCGCGCCAAGCTGGAATCGCTGGTCGACGAGCTGATCCGCAAGTCGATCGAGCCGTGCCGCGTCGCCCTGAACGATGCCGGCCTGCGTTCGAGCGACATCAGCGAAGTGATCCTGGTCGGTGGCCAGACCCGCATGCCGAAGGTGCAGCAGGCGGTGACCGAGTTCTTCGGCAAGGAACCGCGCAAGGACGTCAACCCGGACGAAGCCGTGGCACTGGGTGCGGCGATCCAGGGCGGCGTGCTGGGCGGCGACGTCAAGGACGTGCTGCTGCTGGACGTGACCCCGCTGTCGCTGGGCATCGAGACCATGGGTGGCGTGTTCACCAAGATCATCGAGAAGAACACCACCATCCCGACCAAGGCCTCGCAGGTGTTCTCCACCGCCGAGGACAACCAGTCGGCCGTGACCGTGCACGTGCTGCAGGGTGAGCGCGAACAGGCCCGCTTCAACAAGTCGCTGGCCAAGTTCGACCTGTCCGGCATCGAGCCGGCCCCGCGCGGCCTGCCGCAGGTGGAGGTGTCCTTCGACATCGACGCCAACGGCATCCTGCACGTGTCGGCCAAGGACAAGAAGACCAACAAGGAACAGAAGGTCGAGATCAAGGCCGGTTCGGGTCTGTCCGAGGAAGAGATCGCACGCATGGTCGCCGACGCGGAAGCCAACCGCGAAGAAGACAAGAAGTTCCAGGAACTGGTGCAGGCCCGTAACCAGGCCGATGCCCTGATCCACGGCACCCGCAGCGCCATCACCGAGCACGGCAGCAAGGTCGGCGGCGATGTCATCGGCAAGGTCGAGGCGGCTCTGGCCGACCTGGAAACCGCGATGAAGGGCGACGACAAGGCACAGATCGAAGCCAAGTCGAAGGTGCTGGAAGAAGCCGGCCAGGCGCTGTTCGCCGCCGCTTCGGCCGACCAGGGCGGTGCCCCGGGTGCCGACGCCGGCAACGCAGGCAAGGCGCAGGATGACGTGGTGGACGCCGAGTTCACCGAAGTCAAGGACGACAAGAAGTCCTGA
- the dnaJ gene encoding molecular chaperone DnaJ: MSKRDYYEVLGVARTATDEELKKAYRRCAMKFHPDRNPGDAAAEASFKECKEAYETLSDGNKRRMYDAHGHAAFEHGMGGGGGPGGPDMNDIFGDIFGNIFGGGGGGQRQARRGADIGYVMELDLEEAVRGVERRIEIPTLAECGDCDGSGSEDGKVETCNVCHGRGQVRIQRGIFAMQQACHNCNGRGQIIAKPCKTCHGNGRIEEDKVLSVKVPAGVDTGDRIRLQGEGEAGPAGTPPGDLYVEVRVREHHIFQRDGDDLHCEVPIRISQAALGDTVRVATLGGEAEIRIPAETQTGKLFRLRGKGVRSVRSRSEGDLYCRVVVETPVNLTNDQRKLLEQFEATFVGEEARKHSPKSATFMDGVKGFWDRMTS, translated from the coding sequence ATGAGCAAGCGCGATTACTACGAAGTGCTGGGCGTTGCCCGCACCGCCACCGACGAAGAGCTGAAGAAGGCCTACCGTCGCTGCGCGATGAAGTTCCACCCGGACCGCAACCCGGGTGATGCGGCGGCCGAAGCCTCCTTCAAGGAGTGCAAGGAAGCCTACGAAACGCTGTCCGACGGCAACAAGCGCCGCATGTACGATGCCCACGGCCACGCCGCGTTCGAGCACGGCATGGGTGGCGGTGGCGGTCCGGGCGGCCCGGACATGAACGATATCTTCGGCGATATCTTCGGCAACATCTTTGGTGGCGGCGGTGGCGGTCAGCGCCAGGCCCGTCGCGGTGCCGACATCGGCTACGTGATGGAACTGGATCTGGAAGAGGCCGTGCGCGGCGTCGAGCGCCGGATCGAGATCCCGACCCTGGCCGAGTGCGGCGACTGCGATGGCAGTGGCTCCGAAGACGGCAAGGTCGAGACCTGCAACGTCTGCCATGGCCGCGGCCAGGTGCGCATCCAGCGTGGCATCTTCGCGATGCAGCAGGCCTGCCACAACTGCAACGGCCGTGGCCAGATCATCGCCAAGCCGTGCAAGACCTGCCATGGCAACGGCCGCATCGAGGAAGACAAGGTGCTGTCGGTGAAGGTGCCGGCCGGCGTCGATACCGGCGACCGCATCCGCCTGCAGGGCGAAGGCGAGGCCGGCCCCGCCGGTACGCCGCCGGGCGACCTGTACGTGGAAGTGCGCGTGCGCGAGCACCACATCTTCCAGCGCGATGGCGATGACCTGCACTGCGAAGTGCCGATCCGCATCTCGCAGGCCGCGCTGGGCGACACCGTGCGCGTGGCCACCCTCGGCGGCGAAGCGGAAATCCGCATCCCGGCCGAGACCCAGACCGGCAAGCTGTTCCGCCTGCGCGGCAAGGGCGTGCGTTCGGTGCGCAGCCGCAGCGAAGGCGACCTCTACTGCCGCGTGGTGGTGGAAACCCCGGTGAACCTGACCAACGACCAGCGCAAGCTGCTCGAGCAGTTCGAAGCCACCTTCGTCGGCGAGGAAGCGCGCAAGCATTCGCCGAAGTCGGCCACCTTCATGGATGGCGTGAAGGGCTTCTGGGACCGCATGACGTCCTGA
- a CDS encoding helix-turn-helix transcriptional regulator, with protein sequence MPYRKKDTPCSIRESAPWNEVPGHRPVTCRVKDYPAGTRVSPHRHRRHQLVYAMSGLMVVRSEVGRWVVPSTRAIWMPAGMAHAVDCIADVHMRSLYIDPAFAPQLATEAFAVQVAPLLRELLHAATLIEGEHEDDSRDGRVVRLLLDELHRMDVLPLHLPTPVDPRLQRICQHIQKHPGDEATLQDWAEALAVDVKTIQRHFASELGMTFGQWRQQARLLAAMERLAVGEKVIDVALAMGYDSPSAFTSMFKRQLGQTPAAFFR encoded by the coding sequence ATGCCATATCGCAAAAAGGACACTCCCTGCTCGATCCGGGAATCCGCGCCCTGGAACGAGGTGCCCGGCCACCGGCCGGTGACCTGCCGGGTCAAGGATTACCCGGCAGGCACCCGGGTATCGCCGCACCGCCATCGCCGTCACCAGCTGGTCTATGCCATGTCCGGGCTGATGGTCGTGCGTTCGGAAGTCGGCCGCTGGGTGGTGCCTTCCACCCGCGCCATCTGGATGCCAGCCGGCATGGCCCACGCGGTGGACTGCATCGCCGATGTGCACATGCGCAGCCTGTACATCGACCCGGCGTTTGCCCCGCAGTTGGCCACCGAGGCCTTCGCGGTGCAGGTTGCGCCGCTGCTGCGCGAACTGCTGCATGCAGCGACCCTCATCGAGGGCGAGCACGAGGACGACAGCCGCGATGGCCGCGTGGTGCGCCTGCTGCTGGATGAACTGCACCGCATGGACGTGCTGCCCCTGCACCTGCCGACGCCGGTCGATCCACGCCTGCAGCGCATCTGCCAGCACATCCAGAAGCATCCCGGCGACGAGGCCACGCTGCAGGACTGGGCCGAAGCCCTGGCGGTGGATGTGAAAACCATCCAGCGCCACTTCGCCAGCGAACTCGGCATGACCTTCGGCCAGTGGCGGCAACAGGCCCGGCTGCTGGCGGCGATGGAACGCCTGGCCGTGGGCGAAAAGGTGATCGATGTGGCGCTGGCAATGGGCTATGACAGCCCCAGCGCGTTCACCAGCATGTTCAAGCGGCAGCTGGGGCAGACCCCGGCGGCGTTCTTCCGCTGA
- a CDS encoding MFS transporter, with protein MSSLATPAPTVRSSTRGVLAAISTSHMVNDMMQSLILAIYPVIKGGFNLSFTQIGLITLTYQLTASIFQPLVGLVTDRKPAPYSLPIGMASTLCGMLLLGFAPNYAMVLLAAAMVGIGSAIFHPEASRIARLASGGRHGLAQSVFQVGGNFGTALGPPIAAAVIVPYGQHAASWFAGAALIGIALLTYVSRWYALHLGAPRPVGQATVAPRHPTRTVARVMAILLVLIFSKYFYMASIGSYFTFYLIHHFGIPVAQAQLHLFAFLVASAAGGFLGGPLGDRIGRKPIIWTSILGVAPFALALPHADLFWTTVLAVLIGFVLSSAFSAIVVYAQEMMPHRIGMVSGLFFGFAFGMGGLGAAVLGLLADKTSIEYVYQLTAFLPLLGIIAAWLPPSRPAAH; from the coding sequence ATGTCCAGCCTGGCTACACCCGCCCCCACCGTCCGCAGCTCGACCCGCGGCGTGCTGGCGGCGATCTCCACCTCCCACATGGTCAACGACATGATGCAGTCGCTGATCCTGGCCATCTATCCGGTGATCAAGGGAGGCTTCAACCTCAGCTTCACCCAGATCGGCCTGATCACGCTGACTTACCAGCTGACCGCCTCGATCTTCCAGCCGCTGGTCGGCCTGGTCACTGACCGCAAGCCGGCACCGTATTCGCTGCCGATCGGCATGGCCTCGACCCTGTGCGGCATGTTGCTGCTCGGCTTCGCGCCGAACTACGCGATGGTGCTGCTGGCCGCGGCGATGGTCGGCATCGGTTCGGCCATCTTCCACCCGGAAGCCTCGCGCATCGCGCGGCTGGCGTCCGGCGGCCGCCACGGTCTGGCCCAGTCGGTGTTCCAGGTCGGCGGCAACTTCGGCACTGCCCTGGGCCCGCCGATCGCCGCCGCGGTGATCGTGCCGTATGGCCAGCACGCCGCCTCGTGGTTTGCCGGCGCCGCGCTGATCGGCATTGCCCTGCTGACCTATGTCAGCCGTTGGTATGCGCTGCATCTGGGCGCCCCGCGCCCGGTCGGGCAGGCCACGGTCGCCCCGCGTCATCCGACCCGCACCGTGGCCCGGGTGATGGCGATCCTGCTGGTGCTGATCTTCAGCAAGTACTTCTACATGGCCAGCATCGGCAGCTACTTCACCTTCTACCTGATCCACCATTTCGGTATTCCGGTGGCGCAGGCGCAGCTGCACCTGTTCGCGTTCCTGGTGGCGTCGGCGGCCGGTGGTTTCCTTGGTGGCCCGCTGGGCGACCGCATCGGCCGCAAGCCGATCATCTGGACCTCGATCCTGGGCGTGGCGCCGTTTGCACTGGCGCTGCCGCATGCGGATCTGTTCTGGACGACGGTGCTGGCGGTGCTGATCGGCTTCGTGCTCTCGTCAGCGTTCTCGGCCATCGTGGTGTATGCGCAGGAGATGATGCCGCACCGCATCGGCATGGTGTCGGGGCTGTTCTTCGGCTTCGCGTTCGGCATGGGTGGGCTGGGTGCGGCGGTGCTGGGTCTGCTGGCGGACAAGACCAGCATCGAGTACGTGTACCAGCTGACCGCGTTCCTGCCGCTGCTGGGCATCATCGCGGCCTGGCTGCCGCCGTCGCGTCCTGCTGCTCACTGA
- the pdxY gene encoding pyridoxal kinase, whose protein sequence is MSESLDNHLLHGRRQRPDGPSPIDVISVQSQLVYGHAGNSAAVPPMRALGVRVAEIPTVLLSNAPFYDTTRGRVLPADWFADLLLGTRERGLPQRAKMLVSGYFGSAANGAAFADWLDEILPACPQLRYCLDPVIGDTHTGPYVEPGLETIFAERLLPHAWLVTPNAFELNRLTGMPALAEADAIAAARALLARGPQWVIAHSVGGNPGELVTLAVGREETWRWTSPLLPVDVAGTGDVLMSLVVSFLLRGETMQQAISRAIAGTHAALEATLANGFEEFDVVAAAPAALAEATRFHAERVA, encoded by the coding sequence ATGAGCGAATCCCTCGACAACCACCTGCTCCACGGCCGTCGCCAGCGCCCCGACGGGCCCTCGCCGATCGACGTCATCTCCGTCCAGTCGCAGCTCGTCTACGGCCACGCCGGCAACAGCGCCGCCGTCCCGCCGATGCGCGCCCTCGGCGTGCGCGTGGCGGAAATCCCGACCGTCCTGCTCAGCAATGCGCCGTTCTACGACACCACCCGCGGCCGCGTGCTGCCCGCCGACTGGTTCGCCGACCTGCTGCTCGGCACCCGCGAGCGCGGCTTGCCGCAGCGGGCGAAGATGCTGGTCTCCGGCTACTTCGGCAGCGCCGCCAACGGTGCCGCCTTCGCCGACTGGCTGGACGAGATCCTGCCGGCCTGTCCGCAGCTGCGCTACTGCCTGGACCCGGTGATCGGTGACACCCACACCGGCCCCTATGTGGAACCCGGTCTGGAGACGATCTTCGCCGAGCGCCTGCTGCCGCACGCCTGGCTGGTCACGCCCAATGCCTTCGAGCTCAATCGCCTGACCGGCATGCCTGCGTTGGCCGAGGCCGATGCCATCGCCGCCGCGCGCGCGCTGTTGGCGCGTGGCCCGCAGTGGGTGATCGCGCACAGTGTGGGCGGCAACCCCGGCGAACTGGTGACCCTGGCCGTTGGGCGCGAGGAAACCTGGCGCTGGACTTCGCCGCTGCTGCCGGTGGATGTGGCCGGCACCGGTGATGTGCTGATGTCGCTGGTGGTGTCCTTCCTGCTGCGCGGCGAGACGATGCAGCAGGCCATTTCGCGCGCCATCGCCGGTACCCATGCCGCGCTGGAAGCCACCCTGGCCAACGGCTTCGAGGAGTTCGACGTGGTCGCTGCCGCGCCTGCCGCGCTGGCGGAGGCCACCCGCTTCCACGCCGAACGCGTGGCATGA
- a CDS encoding prephenate dehydrogenase — MSGLQTRTPRTVGIVGSAGAYGRWLARFFQQHMQLQVIGHDPADPASHAPEQLLAQADVLVFSAPIRHTPALIADYVQQSAGREHGRLWLDVTSVKDAPVQAMLASQAEVVGLHPMTAPPKAPTLKGRVMVVCEARLQHWQPWVDSLCAALQAECVRATPQHHDQMMALVQAMVHATHLAQAGVLREYQPQLGDLAAMMPYRSASFELDTAIISRILSLNPAIYEDIQFGNPYVAPMLDRLVGQLQALQAQVGQGDDAARGWFREQLLAANHDAFGEPALAAGNYTFERVGYLLADLTERNALSVHLPEDRPGSLRELLHVFEQHSISLASIHSSRTPGGEVHFRIGFVAGSDPLAIARAAVAVDASGIGRVLGQA; from the coding sequence ATGAGCGGACTGCAGACGCGCACGCCGCGCACGGTCGGCATCGTTGGCAGTGCCGGCGCCTACGGGCGCTGGCTGGCCCGCTTCTTCCAGCAGCACATGCAGCTGCAGGTGATCGGCCATGATCCGGCCGATCCGGCCTCGCATGCGCCCGAGCAGCTGCTGGCACAGGCCGATGTGCTGGTGTTTTCGGCACCGATCCGGCACACGCCGGCGTTGATCGCCGACTATGTGCAGCAGTCGGCCGGCCGCGAACACGGCCGCCTGTGGCTGGACGTCACCTCGGTGAAGGATGCGCCGGTGCAGGCGATGCTGGCCTCGCAGGCCGAAGTGGTCGGCCTGCACCCGATGACCGCGCCGCCGAAGGCACCGACCTTGAAGGGCCGGGTGATGGTGGTCTGCGAGGCGCGGCTGCAGCACTGGCAGCCGTGGGTCGACAGCCTCTGCGCGGCCCTGCAGGCCGAGTGCGTGCGCGCCACGCCGCAGCACCACGACCAGATGATGGCGCTGGTGCAGGCCATGGTGCATGCCACCCACCTGGCGCAGGCCGGTGTGCTGCGCGAATACCAGCCGCAGCTGGGCGACCTGGCCGCGATGATGCCGTACCGCTCGGCCTCGTTTGAACTGGATACGGCGATCATCTCGCGCATCCTGTCGTTGAACCCGGCGATCTACGAAGACATCCAGTTCGGCAACCCCTACGTGGCGCCGATGCTGGATCGGCTGGTCGGCCAGCTGCAGGCACTGCAGGCGCAGGTCGGGCAGGGCGACGACGCGGCGCGTGGCTGGTTCCGCGAGCAGCTGCTGGCCGCCAACCACGACGCCTTTGGTGAGCCCGCGCTGGCCGCGGGCAACTACACCTTCGAGCGCGTGGGCTACCTGCTGGCCGACCTGACCGAGCGCAACGCCTTGTCGGTGCACCTGCCGGAGGATCGGCCGGGTTCACTGCGTGAGCTGCTGCACGTGTTCGAGCAGCACAGCATCAGCCTGGCCTCGATCCACTCGTCGCGTACGCCGGGCGGCGAGGTGCATTTCCGTATCGGTTTCGTGGCGGGCAGCGATCCGCTGGCCATCGCGCGGGCGGCGGTGGCCGTCGATGCCAGCGGCATCGGCCGGGTGCTGGGGCAGGCCTAG
- a CDS encoding ABC transporter transmembrane domain-containing protein: MTDKDETSASTPPLRRLGSLRTLWPFVRRHSGLFTAWLLALAVSSAATLSLPPAVKQMIDHGFSSGGQINRAFALLMLVAVVMALGTAARFYFVSLLGEKVVADLRSQLYAHLIQLGAGFHDRSRSGELVSRLTADTELLRSVVGSTMSVALRSSVTVVGSLAMLFVTSPRLAAWSLLGIPLAVLPIIVGARKLRVVARNSQDRIADANSLASETLGAVRTVQAHAREPYERGRFDHALGDAITAARRRIGAQSLVTASAILLVFGAIVGVLWLGAHDVIDGRLSAGTLGQFVLYALIGGGSVGALAEVWNELQRAAGGMGRIGELLQEDIEIRAPAQPHALPQPLQGQIQFDDVVFHYPQRPDQPALDHFSLNVRPGETVALVGPSGAGKSTVLSLLLRFHDPASGRICVDGHDVREVDPADLRAQLALVPQQPTLFATSARDNIRYGRLQASDAEVEAAARAAEADGFLRALPQGYDSELGERGARLSGGQQQRVAIARALLKDSPILLLDEATSALDAQSEHSVQQALERLMAGRTTVVIAHRLATVLKADRIVVMDQGRIVAEGTHAQLLAEGGLYAELARLQFVD, encoded by the coding sequence ATGACTGACAAGGACGAGACGTCCGCTTCAACCCCGCCGCTGCGTCGCCTGGGCAGCCTGCGTACGCTGTGGCCGTTCGTGCGCCGCCACAGCGGGTTGTTCACCGCCTGGCTGCTGGCCCTGGCGGTCTCCTCGGCGGCCACGCTGAGCCTGCCGCCGGCGGTCAAGCAGATGATCGACCACGGCTTCAGCAGCGGCGGCCAGATCAACCGTGCCTTCGCCCTGCTGATGCTGGTGGCAGTGGTGATGGCCTTGGGCACCGCCGCGCGCTTCTACTTCGTGTCACTGCTGGGCGAGAAAGTCGTCGCCGACCTGCGCAGCCAGCTGTACGCCCACCTGATCCAGCTCGGCGCCGGCTTCCATGACCGCAGCCGCAGCGGCGAACTGGTTTCGCGCCTGACCGCCGATACCGAACTGCTGCGCAGCGTGGTCGGCTCGACCATGTCGGTGGCCCTGCGCAGCAGCGTGACCGTGGTCGGCAGTCTGGCCATGCTGTTCGTCACCAGCCCGCGCCTGGCGGCATGGTCGCTGCTGGGCATCCCGCTGGCGGTGCTGCCGATCATCGTCGGCGCGCGCAAGCTGCGCGTGGTCGCCCGCAACAGCCAGGACCGCATCGCCGATGCCAACAGCCTGGCCAGCGAGACCCTGGGCGCGGTGCGCACCGTGCAGGCGCATGCCCGCGAGCCCTACGAGCGCGGTCGCTTCGACCATGCGCTCGGCGATGCCATCACCGCCGCGCGCCGTCGCATCGGCGCGCAGTCGCTGGTCACCGCCAGCGCCATCCTGCTGGTGTTCGGCGCCATCGTCGGCGTGCTCTGGCTGGGCGCGCACGATGTCATCGATGGCCGCCTGAGTGCCGGCACCCTCGGCCAGTTCGTGTTGTACGCACTGATCGGCGGCGGCTCGGTGGGCGCGCTGGCCGAAGTCTGGAACGAACTGCAGCGCGCCGCCGGCGGCATGGGTCGTATCGGCGAGCTGCTGCAGGAAGACATCGAGATCCGAGCGCCCGCGCAGCCGCATGCGCTGCCGCAGCCGCTGCAGGGGCAGATCCAGTTCGACGACGTGGTGTTCCACTACCCGCAGCGGCCGGACCAGCCGGCGCTGGACCACTTCAGCCTGAACGTGCGTCCCGGCGAGACCGTGGCCCTGGTCGGCCCGTCCGGCGCCGGCAAGAGCACGGTGCTGTCGCTGCTGCTGCGCTTCCATGATCCGGCCAGTGGCCGCATCTGCGTGGACGGCCACGACGTGCGCGAGGTGGATCCGGCCGACCTGCGTGCCCAGCTTGCGCTGGTGCCGCAGCAGCCGACCCTGTTCGCCACCAGTGCGCGCGACAACATCCGCTACGGCCGCCTGCAGGCCAGCGATGCCGAGGTCGAAGCCGCGGCGCGTGCGGCCGAAGCCGATGGCTTCCTGCGCGCCCTGCCGCAGGGCTACGACAGCGAGCTGGGCGAGCGCGGCGCGCGCCTGTCCGGCGGCCAGCAGCAGCGCGTGGCGATTGCCCGCGCCCTGCTGAAGGATTCGCCCATCCTGCTACTGGACGAAGCCACCAGCGCACTGGATGCGCAGAGTGAGCACAGCGTGCAGCAGGCCCTGGAACGGCTGATGGCCGGGCGCACCACCGTGGTGATCGCCCATCGCCTGGCGACCGTGCTCAAGGCCGACCGCATCGTGGTGATGGACCAAGGCCGCATCGTCGCCGAAGGCACGCATGCGCAGTTGTTGGCTGAAGGTGGACTGTATGCGGAGCTGGCGCGGTTGCAGTTCGTCGATTGA
- a CDS encoding YigZ family protein: MPDTLAQPVSHTLDIKHSRFTAHAAPIDSGAGALAFLQQVAVADATHNCWAYRHGQDYRSSDDGEPAGTAGRPILAAIDGQGFDRVVVVVTRWYGGIKLGAGGLVRAYGGTAAECLRTAPRLPLVAMARLQLLAGFEDLGTLHAALPAFAAEKRDEQFDANGVRLRVALPADQVDALKTRLRDATRDRIRIEDDDQDD; this comes from the coding sequence ATGCCCGATACCCTCGCCCAGCCCGTCAGCCATACGCTGGACATCAAGCACAGCCGCTTCACCGCCCACGCCGCACCCATCGACAGCGGCGCGGGTGCACTGGCGTTCCTGCAGCAGGTGGCCGTGGCCGATGCCACCCATAACTGCTGGGCCTACCGGCACGGCCAGGATTACCGTTCCAGCGATGATGGCGAGCCCGCAGGCACCGCCGGCCGGCCGATCCTGGCGGCCATCGATGGCCAGGGCTTCGACCGCGTCGTGGTGGTGGTGACCCGCTGGTATGGCGGCATCAAGCTGGGTGCCGGCGGCCTCGTGCGCGCCTACGGTGGCACTGCGGCCGAATGCCTGCGCACCGCCCCGCGGCTGCCGCTGGTGGCGATGGCGCGCCTGCAGCTGCTGGCCGGCTTCGAGGACCTGGGCACCCTGCACGCCGCCCTGCCCGCCTTCGCCGCCGAAAAGCGCGATGAACAGTTCGATGCCAACGGTGTGCGCCTGCGGGTGGCATTGCCTGCCGACCAGGTCGATGCATTGAAAACCCGCCTGCGCGACGCCACCCGTGACCGTATCCGCATAGAAGATGACGACCAGGATGACTGA
- a CDS encoding RNA polymerase sigma factor codes for MEATALPTDEALMLAWAGGDLQAFESLYARHRKRLFGFLLRQLRDTALAEEIFQDVWQRVISARAGWQPDAAFSTWLFRIAHNRLNDHWRAARHRPAAPADADLRLAALEDGQTPEAELSEFEQRRRIQLAMDDLPPEQREVLQLRLEQELSLEEIGQITGVGRETVKSRLRYAMDKLRAGLKA; via the coding sequence GTGGAAGCGACCGCCCTGCCAACCGATGAAGCGCTGATGCTGGCCTGGGCGGGCGGCGACCTGCAGGCGTTCGAAAGCCTGTACGCGCGCCATCGCAAGCGCCTGTTCGGCTTCCTGCTGCGGCAGCTGCGCGATACCGCGCTGGCCGAGGAGATCTTCCAGGACGTCTGGCAGCGGGTGATCAGCGCGCGCGCCGGTTGGCAGCCCGATGCCGCATTCAGCACGTGGCTGTTCCGCATCGCGCACAACCGCCTGAACGACCATTGGCGTGCTGCCCGCCACCGCCCTGCCGCGCCGGCCGATGCCGATCTTCGCCTGGCCGCGCTGGAAGACGGGCAGACCCCGGAAGCTGAACTGTCTGAATTCGAGCAGCGCCGGCGCATCCAGCTGGCGATGGACGACCTGCCGCCCGAGCAGCGCGAAGTGCTGCAGCTGCGGCTGGAACAGGAACTGAGCCTGGAGGAGATCGGCCAGATCACCGGCGTCGGCCGGGAAACGGTGAAATCGCGGCTGCGCTATGCGATGGACAAGCTGCGTGCGGGACTGAAGGCATGA